The Amblyomma americanum isolate KBUSLIRL-KWMA chromosome 2, ASM5285725v1, whole genome shotgun sequence genome contains the following window.
TgttaatcccacctgtagcattcaacacctcaactcaactcaactggcTGGCCGAcaggaagataaaaaaaaaagcggaaaatGCGGGAACAGGGACGTACACATATGACCCTCGCCTTGTTTGTACTGGATAAGGAGAAATGGAAGCGATCGACACAAAAAAGGGAGTTGGGTTGATGACGTCATGTCCTCTCCAAAAGTTCGCACGCCACCATGTTTGCTTCTGACCTTTTGCAGTGTTACTCATGTAGCAACCCCGGTGATGACAACCTCAGGAAGAAGGAGAGGTCTTCTTTGCACGCCACAAGAGGTTTAAAGTACCAGGGGAGCTAATATAGATCCCTGTAGCAAGGTGTGGCGTCAACTCCGACGGTTCGCGCTGGAACTATGCAAGAAGGACATTGCGTGTTTATGTCAGCCAGCAGCTGCCTGTTCCTCGTCGCCGCTTAATAAGCGACGTTTATTCACCGCACTGGCCTGAGATTTACTAATGGCCAACATGACAACAGGTTAATGAAGGACACTATAGGCCATGAACGCCTTTGCTACTGAAGTTTAGCGAAGCGTTAAAAGAAAAAGCGAACTGTTCTTGTTCCTcacgaaattcgcgcggagtctgACGCATTCCAATAGTCGGCACCAGGCCGGTTCGAAAGGACGCCCACTTTCTCGCCACCACGAGAGTCGCATGGCTCACCTGAGCTCGTTGAGCTGTGACTCGAGCATGTCTACGCGTGCCGCCTCGGCGGGCTTCGAGTCCGGCACGACAAGGCCGTGCTTGCGCGCCAGGTAGCGCATGATGGCCAGGCTCTGGACCACCTTGGTCTCTCCGTCGACGAGGTACGGCAGGTTGGGAAAGGGGAATCCCTGCGCGGCCAACGCCTTCTTCTCCTGGAGCCACACGGCCTTGCTCTCCAGCGGGGTGGGCTTGTCCAGCCAAGGGTACGTCTTGTACTCGTACGGCACGGCCGCGTACTCGAGCATGTACCGGATGGGCTCCACGATTCCACGGATGTCGGCCCAGTAGCCCAGGACCGCCCTCTCGGGCTTCGCGCCCTTCTGGTCCTTGCCAGGGGACATGGCGCTGTTGGGTCCTGTATGTAGGTGCTTGTTCTTGCTCTGCGATAGGTTACAAGggacgagtgagtgagtgaaagaaagaagaaaagaaagaaataaagaccaGGGCAGGGAGGAAGGTAGGAGGTTGGTAGGTGGAAGGTAAGAgcaagggagggaggaaggaaagtagaaagaaagaaggaaggaaagaaagagagaaagaaagaaagtctgATGTGGTCATTGTTCACCCGATGGGCAGCATATCGGCTGAGCTGTATGCGACATGTTTGCAGTACTTAGCCAGATTGCAAAGTATTGAGGGTGTTGTGGTCCTGAGAGAATCCGGATGTCTTTTCACACAGCGCCGCTGCAGCCTTGCGCTCAGCAAAATATGGTGCACTGAAAAAATTGTTGTTGCATTGCTTCACTGTGTAATATTGAACCGCATGCACCTGATGTGCCTATAAACCGGCAAGAAGAGATTTTTGTAGCGCTCATATCAAGCCTCGAACTTTTAAGCGTGTCATGATGGCGTGACTGTCCTTTGGCCGTATAATTTATAAAAAAAGCAAGTTAGGCATAAAGTAAGCATCACTTATACCTTTGGGGTTTGTAGGCATTATAAGATATCATGTAGAAAGCGTACTTCCTTATAACCTGGCGGTCGAGCGCTGTAATGGTTTCAGTAGTACATCCCAGTCCAAAACTTCTTTAATTATCTATCATTATTTTCTTTCTGCCGACGTCGTGTATGGACTAGGTTCCTACCTAGTAGCACAGTGCGGAAGAAACGAAAACAGCAATAGTACGGTAGCGGTTGATAGTAGTATACGAtagataggcagagcagaacggtgggtcctAAAATCAGTGTGCAGAAAACCATAGTAATGCTCAACGGTTTCGGAAGGGAACAACACTTTACAATTAGTAGCGAGACTGTGGAAGTGATTAGGGAATGACCGTAGATCCGGATTACGAGAGGGttataactggaagaataagagtggggtggagcgcatacgacAGCtcctctcagatcataaatggcagtgcacaaatatccctcgagagaaaagtgcacaacagctgtatcttaccggtactcacctacggggcagaaacgtggaggctaacgaaaagggttcagctcaagttaaggacaacgcagagagctatgcaaagaaaaatgataggtgtaacgttaagaaaccagaagcgggcagagttggtgagggaacaaacgcgtattaagtacatcctagccgaaatcaagaggaagaacaaGGGaaaactttgggctagttggtctgaCATGTTTAAAAGGCAAAAGAACCGCGACTTCAGAACAGGACGTAAGACGATtatcgcctgtcctgtccaccTCGTCTTACGTCCTGTTCTGGAGTCGCGGTCCTTTTGCCTTTTAAacatatcaagaggaagaaatgggcttgggcagggcatgcaatgcgaaggaaagacaaccgctggtccttaagggcaacggagtggattccaagagaaggcaagcgtagcatttggcggcagaaagttaggtgggcggatgagattaacaagtttgcgggtATACGGTGGTCGGAgcgggcaaaggacaggattactcggagatacatgggagaggcctctgccctgcagtgggtgtagtcaggctgctgctgatgatgatggtggtggtggtgcgcggCCGTCTTGTTCCTATTTTCTCGCTGTAGCTGTGAGCTGAATTATGCCAGATTTGAATAAATATTTTTCTATTAGAACATTCAACACACATTGACGTTGAAGGACTTCGACTGAAAGCCACACCAACGGCTTGACACAATCCACGGCCTGGCATAGGCTTACACAGCGAGGGCTGGTGTATGCCGAGTCGCACACACTGCGCATGTTtgtgcagtaagaaaaaaaacatcgaTAAAGAAAACACACGTAGGAGATATATCAGCCCGCAGAGGACTAGCTAGGCGGGCGCCCACGACAACAGGCACTTATCGCTCAAGTGCTTCGGCAGCACGAGTGGTTCAGGATGGTGCGACATGGGCGCCTGGTCAAAGATAGTTCTTCACACTGTGTCTTCTACTTACGTGTGCGCGCGCCTGCAAGGGAACCGTTTCCAGCGATAGCGCACCCGCTGTATACTCGTGCGCGAAGTGCAAAAATTGCGCGGTGCTCGAGGTGCGTATAGCCTTTGGATAGCTAAGCGTAGTAGACACTcgtctctttttattttttcttcatcaAAATATTCTAGTGGTCGTAAAGGTGTCGGGTCCGAGACGATTGGCCTCGCAGTGACATTCGAACAAATCGGCACAAATCAGAACAGAGCGAGCAGTTGACTTCATATCTCTCACTGTTTTGGAGCTCATGTGCGGACTGTGGACATGGCAGCCCGCTTTAGGACGCGGAAGGAAGAAGCGTGTAGGAAGAAGAGCGAACCGTACCCAAGGGGAGCAAGCGTATATAAGTGCGAAGGCGCTGGCAACTCCcagaaaataacaaataaacaaCGAAAGAACGGAATGGTAATAGCTAACAGCGGTGAACTTGACGGAATTGGTTGCCCATGGCCTTTCTTagggttctttcttttttttattaatctgtacaattttttttttcccccagaaaGCCGTGAAAGATGAGACGATGCGTTCTGACCATGTGGATTGTCCGTCACAGCGGACGCCATGTCCGTTTTAGAAGGTATAGTTTTAAAGACTATTAGTTAGCTACTAGTAGCTCATAAACTTTAAATGTTTGGCTTTAGGAGACAATGTTATACTGAGCAAGTGGACGACTTTCGAATCGTACATGCGAGCCCTACTTTTAAAATGTGTAAACCGGCATTATGGTTGGACATGTCACATGGAGTTACGAGCGCAAAACGACCAGGCACCAAAAGAGAGACGCGACATGCGATGGTAGTGGTTTAATTAGCCCCACTTTAAGCCGGGGAACTCTTGATGACGAAAAAAAGCACGCGCACATTCGAAGTGAATAGCGGTGCAGCCTAACCTCTGGGAGCCGTGCTCAAAAATGGGTGTCTACGCAGGCAATATACTTGCGAAACCTGCCGGTGTTGGCGACACCAGTTTCTCGTTTtgtggtcttttctagcttatacaAGCTCCGTCTTCGGAGCTGTATAGTGCTCAGTGCAGTGCCTGCATCTCCACTCTCACTCATACACAAATACGTTAAGCAATGAGTCAGTAAGCAAGATCGATAGCAGAAACGTTCGCCATTGCATTGacgtttgaatgaatgaatgaactttatttcctcgtcatagcgagtggagGCTGGGACTAAAGGTACCGAtgacctgacgaaaggtcccagcCGCCTACAGcaaacagtttcgacagcagtgataagagaaggaaatacatataaaagATAAAAGTACAGAATTTACACAAGTACAAACATATTACACTTGCAATACGCATTACAGAGCCCCAATGCACACATAGCACAACTGCACTgtatatattcattttgtgaaCGGATGTACGTACCTacatacaaacaaacagaaatggaacagaatgacattgatcaagaaaagcaaataacaTCGGCTAGCAGCAATGCGGCTAACTCTTGAAAGTACCCAATGGAGCGCTAAAGTCCGCATTAAGAATCGTATTCGGGCAAAAAGAAGAGCCACAAGGAAATGGAGGAGCGGGCGATAATAGAAAGAACGAAAGGGAGAGGGAAAACAAACAAGACAAGGTACAGAGGCGTCCAGCTTCTCGATGCTTTGATTCTAATGCGCCGCAACTGCGTGCGCGATCCATTCCTCCGACCATCGCGGTTTGTttattctgcttttttttttgcacgcatcACAAAACGGCACAAACATCACTCACCGCTAGTTGGTCGTCTTCGGGACAAACCCGCTCGCTTTCCGCTTCTTCGAGGCTAACGTATCCTTTTCCCTCCGCAGCCTAGTCGCTATACACCTTCGATCGTGCGGCCGGTCTCGCTGCTACCACGTTTGTCCCGCAACAAGGAGCAGAGCCGAGCGATGCGCTATCGGCGCGTGTCGCGCTCTTCGAGAAGCGGGCCTTTCTTCTAGGAAGCGACGATATGTGAACGAAGAGGCTGCTCCCCCTCATCCTTCCTCCCTTGCTATTGGCGAGCTGGCTTCGCGTTGCACGTTCAAGGCCgacgggcaggcaggcaggccgtcCGGCTCGATGTCGCAAGCGTTTCACGTCCCCGGAATGCCCGCGCGGGCGCTCGCTTCCTCCGCACCCATTTTTTGCGAGACGGATGGAGGGTATTACTGTCAGAGCGTCATTTggcggtgtgtgtgtgttgcttaCTTGCTTCGCCGGCTGTGCAGCTCCTGTCTTGTTTAGTTTGCGCCTACCTTTGTGCCTGTGTATATTTTCACCGGAGTCGTTTTGGCCGGGAATATATGTGCACATGGGCTAGTTCGCGTGACGTCAAGGGCATCTTGGAACTGTGTGAAAAAGGGAGAATTCCAATATCCGCTCTCTTTGTTCTGCTGTCCCTTTGCTGTCTGAATATCAGCTTCGTTTGCTTGATGCGTGATCTGCTCGCAGTCTCCGAGTTGCGTATGCTACGTTCCTGGAAGCATACTCCTATATGTGGACGTGTACAGCGCAAGCTTCGGCGCTGTTACACAGATTTCGGCGGATACACAGGTCCGATAATACCTGGGAAGTTACGATAGTTTCATTGTAtgacttaaaagaacgtcttcttgggcgagttggtcacaatccgcctttttcattttcctgtgctgccacctcgtgtacaacgctggaagctcactggtagggcaCTGCGCGCCCAAACCGGCCGGACTGAGCACTGCTGCGGAGCActttttgttggaatctgtcaacgatggcgtgtcctggggcagcacctggtgcctggaggatttctaggattgactgatggctgggtgcgaagtccgaggcaggctgctgtgcccaccgaagagcaaattcttcagtatctccgatcatccggcatgcgatgcgaacaccagcttagcaagggccgccgcttcagggATGatggctacattcggaacataatgttcaatgaaatatccccgatcagtgaggttggcgttttccgctgtatatgcctgctatccatgaaaggtggatactacatcgtgaaCGCCGTAGCatagaaaacgactggggacaacagttttcacaagcaatcgttgtgctcaagcgctgccgaatagctgcacgagctataaaagcacaaccgtactcgcaacatggcagctctgctagcatttcactttattttcccacagcacagcactacataggttaaacaagcatgcgcgtccataaagacgggcgcgagaggcgcacattgagccattccggcgataccacgcagatcTCTTCACCATGgttatgatgcgaacacacgcataacgcaccttcttcttctgcctcttaatacacgGCACATACCAACACGAGGGGATTGGACATgttgtagtggcataaacaattaattttccataggagattacgacaaaattttagcaccatgcgtgaatgctctcgtagcttctttttcgttgtccgctccatcgcgcgttgaaagcggcccacagcacttgcccacttggccttcttgcttgagaaagcaaaaagcgtcggaacaaACTCTAGGTGCAGCGGttacattcgaggccttcctgcccatgaacaaaacatttcgtgatagactgcacacgcatttaaacacagcacctcgtccgtacctgtcaaaAAGTGATTCCCACACAGTCTTGaagtgcttgacggtgcccaagggcggccacgatcgtcgagccggcgaactgttTTTATCCACGcctcgcgtcgaaggcggtcccgggaagcgttcggaaagcgaacaaatccgagtttgcttccctttacatattgggcattgcagccgtatgcaacacatgtcgttggcgtcgccaaatgcgtcgcgctgaacgcccgacggctgcagcagcgcaccccgcgtaggaagccggtttgtttacacttccacggctggtctcgagtggagcgcgcgacacttccaatttgtttcgcgacaccgccgccaggggatgggcacatgcgcagtcgcgtcgtgaaaaaggcggattcatcTTTAGTATACTAGGCCGCTtgcgctttgtcccgttcccttccttgtgttctgtgtgtgttcgcgcctagtagtagtagtagtagtgatttatttaaaataacataaaaggaaggtaaaagatttttgctagccccggcatctgccatcacgtacggcggcacctgagctggggcagcggaaagaaaggatagcaggcaggtgggagaaatgaaataaaagaggtgaggggacagaagaaagacatgggggaggtaaatagtacactacataaaataaatatacactgcataaaaacattaaaagtgaacactataaatgcaaaataaatatactatatacattatttacacaaagagtcaaaagcgcctagtaccaaagattcATTGTATGGGTTCCGTCACTTCGGGTCGTGTCAACTGGGATTCTTGACGTATCGCTCATTCCTTCCTGTTCGACACGCGGTGTATGGTACGTGAGGGTTAATGTCCTGAATGTGCGCTTTGGTAATGAGTGGGTGCCTTTTAGCAGGGGGTGGCACCGAGTGAATTTCGGccgcttgcgttttttttttttacgtgcgctGAGGGCGCACAGTGCTCTGGCGATCGAGTCTGCATtatgcctccgtcgaaattcggccgccgctgtcgtgattcgatcccgcgacctttgGCTCAGCAGTCGAACGCCGTGCACAGCTGCCGAGCCTCCGCGGTGGGTACTTGTACAGAGCAGCTAGGAGATGAAATAATTTCTCCTCCCATATTAGTTTTTTTTCCTAAAGAATGTGGGCAACAAACTGCAGAAAATAGGCCGGACGTTCCATTGCCAGGAGACTAATAGCGGGCACAAATTTTCTCTCTGATCGTGGTAGCGGTGGTGTGAAAGGTGCCCTGTGTGATGTTACCACCCTTCACAAGGCCTCCTCCCAGTACACGCCCACCTGTTCTGTCCACCAATCTCTATCCTCCAAAATTATGCACCCGCCACCAAAcaacccaccactcagctgcaCCCTCCAGAAGAGCCAATCCACCACCCATCCACTCACCCATCCCcccccaatatatatatatatatatatatatatatatatatatatatatatatatatatatatatatatatatatatatatatatatatatatatatatatatatatatatatatatatatatatatatatatatatatatatatatatataccaaaagtgatttctggcagctgatttggttaatataatataaaatcaccaaaaattgaagaaacataacaggatttaattcacgacgtttcggctggaagaCCAGCCTTTTTTGAGTGTCTGGCTGGTCCTCCAACTGGTCCTCCAGGCTGGttctccagccgaaacgtcgggaattaaatcctgttatgtttcttcaattttttggtgattttatatatatatatatatatatatatatcccacgaCAATACTACGGAGCATCGCAGTGTAAAAGCGACTGCTGAATACGATTCAAAGCCGCGACGGGAAGGTGATCATCGTAGCAGCCATATGTGCTGTCAGTACTATACCAACGCGaatttgtcgcatcacatcgtaTGATCACACGTGTGCATTTTTTTAATAATCAAGAGCGTGAGCCCTGTTTGTTTCCTCATATTCTGCGTATTCTCCTATGACACTTTAACACGTATTCCATAATCTCGTGTGTCTCTTGTGCACGAGATTTTTCGCTAGGTTCAGGACTGTTGGCCAAGGCGTGGGCGAATTTTAAGTGTAATGTTTAAATAGAGCTCGGCCAATATTTGTTGCGGGTATTCCGACTGCGACGACGACCaagagtgtgtatatatatatatatatatatatatatatatatatatatatatatatatatatatatatatatatatatatatatatatatatatatatatatacctgtcGCTTTCACCGTCTCCGAGTGCTTTTATATCTGCAGGGTAGGGCACAAGTTCGCTCTAACTTGCAGCAGTTCGCTTTCGAGCTGTCAGTGCTCTCGCGTATATGTCTTGCTTGTCGTCACCGCAAATACATGCACTCCAACAGGAACTTCGTTCGTCACGACGGTTGTGCACTCCAAGCATGCGTGGGCGACTGAGTGGCTTTCTGTCGGGGCGTAAGTTGAGCAACTAACGGGGCGTCGCCGTTGGCACAGTTAACAAGACACTGCCTCCCTCCAGCGAGGGGAAAGTCTTATCTCAGGGGTTCGAATATCAGCAGCGAACGCAGAGATAACCACCGGCCTACTTTATTCCGCCTTGACACTAGTTCGGTGAAGCATGCTTACACAGTTGCCCTGGTTGTCGGCACGCCCAGTTTGGAAATTGGGCGCGCTGGACCGCTTTCTATTGTGGAGCGCCACGagtggtgcccccccccccccccccccccacaacccCGCCtccatgtttgtttttttaaagTAATTTGTTGCTTAGCACTAGTTGGAATATGTTTAGGATAAAAAACCATGGCGTGAAAGGTAGCACACACAGCAAAGAACATAGAGCAGGGGACGAAGCTGTCGTTGTTGCCCTAAAAACGAGTGGCACGTATAGTGTTGTCACGGGTACTTGCTTTGCTCTCTACGATAGGGAGAAACATTTTATGTCACACCTGATCTGCTAACTTCCTGCGGGCACGTTTCCGAGATCCTTTGTAAAGTGGTGCCTGCGCAGGTCAGCGAAAGTACGTATGTATGCTTGATCTTTCCTCGAATAAACCAGTTGGGAGTAGCGCCCGTGCTTTGCCTTGCGCTTCCTTTCTTTGATCTCTCGTGTGTTTTACGCTAAATGAGATGAATATAATGGCTGAAAACCAACTATTCCATTAGTTAGCTCTCGTGAAGCACATATAGGTATATACACTGCAGATATCGCCCAAGAATGGGATCTGTAGatctcgctttctttctttctttctttctttctttctttctttctttctttctttctttctttcttcttctttctttctttctttctttctttctttctttctttctttctttctttctttctttctttctttctttctttcttcataaaACAAAAACTATAAACCCACTTTTATCAGTCACGATGCATTTCACGCAGGGCGTTTTCCCTTCCCTAATCTGCATTCGTAATAAACTTGAGAATACTGATACGATTTCGTGCCGCGGCATGCAAAAATGCACGCTTCCGTTGACAGGGAAGATTACTTTCCCATCGCGTGCGGTTTAGCGTGTTCATTGTGTTTGTGGCCGTCATATGCGCATAGTTGTATAGCGATTCCGCTAATAAAAGACACAGAAACAGTTGGAACAACGGTGCACTGCGTCTATGCGCGCTCTTGTCTATGTATGTTCCCCTCGCGGTTCTCAAACAAGCGTTATGCAGCGCTTTAGCTTATTTCGATCGCATCCCGCACTTCGCTACAGCCTCCGCAAAATATTGATGTCGTTAGGAAATGCGGGAGTATGTGCGCCACACGAAGACTGTGTGCAGCCGTCTATGTAGCTCCGCTTTGGTATGCACTACCACGTTTCCCGGCATATCCTATTGGAACACTTTACCACGTGAATTGAAAGCGTCGTTTACTGTTCACTCATTCCATCATCGCATTAAAGCATGTGTAATCGACTTGCTGCGTAGTTAACATGATCAAACAGTAATAATCCATGTTTAAAGTTTTATTTTGTCTGTATTATGCACGTATGTTGGCActgttttgttctctttttaTTGACACATATTATTGCAACCATTCCTTTGTTTTGTAGGTTGTATTTTTATGCTATATTACTTGATACCCTGCTTCCCATTGTTTGCGATTTTAGCCCACTTGCTTTGCACTATGAGGTCCCACCTGCAGTCGTGCAGTATGGGAAATTCTTCTGTGCTAATTTTATTGTATTCACTATTTGTGTATacgctaattaatgaacttggacGAAGCTCGCGGCAGTTTATGTTAAAATGGCCGCCTTACAAAATCTtcttaggcagtctatagactgtcgttAGACTTCTGTCCGTAAAGCCTATAGACgactctatagacgaaccctagagaacagtctataggcaatacaaatcctgtagacagtctatagacaatctatagatttatggccatacattttagtagacttttgtctatagacagtctatgtactgtgaatagacaaaataaatatctgcaggaaggcagtagagtctataagaagtctatagaccatttttatagggGCTTTGTAGCCGTCGGCGGCTACTAAACGAGCATTCGTCGAGATCGCAGCGGAGCCATGATACGCCCGCACTCCAATGGAAAAGAGTGCGTTGTTTTTGAAGGGCGCCTTTCAGTTTCGCTCGCTTACTGTGCGCGTATAAAAGGAGCTGCCGTGATTTGTCGCTTCAGTATTCGTAGGGCTTTACCTAACCTGTATATATAATGAacggaacgctcgtgcttggaaAATGCGGCTGATAATACGTGCGCATCGTCCGTGCAGATAAGTGGCGCGCGATATGCAGTGGCATGTTTGCGCGCCAACAGACCCGCGGC
Protein-coding sequences here:
- the LOC144120802 gene encoding glutathione S-transferase Mu 1-like, which produces MSPGKDQKGAKPERAVLGYWADIRGIVEPIRYMLEYAAVPYEYKTYPWLDKPTPLESKAVWLQEKKALAAQGFPFPNLPYLVDGETKVVQSLAIMRYLARKHGLVVPDSKPAEAARVDMLESQLNELRWSLIYYCWEDYFESVKWNFAEALPGQVEQLSRALGDRPWLAGDTITHVDFMLYELLDQFSLFKPGCLDKHDNLKAYVERFRQLEPIKAFLSSDRFQPWPVFLPLATRWGSGKPPASIASKLAKA